From the genome of Longimicrobiaceae bacterium, one region includes:
- a CDS encoding response regulator transcription factor translates to MRILVVEDSAGILGFLRKGLREEGYTVETAEDGDTAFRKAVAEGFDAAVVDVMLPGRSGYQLVRDLRDEGIAFPVLLLTARDRVEDKVEGLDSGADDYLTKPFDFPELAARLRALLRRSGGPAPAVLRAGDLELDPAAHEVRRGGEKVELTPKEFALLEYLLRNADRPLSRAVIMEHVWGIRFDPGTNVVDVFINSLRNKLDPDRELIQTVRGVGYVMRTPGGEEG, encoded by the coding sequence ATGCGTATCCTGGTGGTGGAAGACAGCGCGGGAATCCTGGGCTTCCTGAGAAAGGGGCTGCGGGAGGAGGGGTACACCGTGGAGACCGCCGAGGACGGCGACACCGCGTTCCGGAAGGCCGTGGCCGAGGGGTTCGACGCGGCCGTCGTGGACGTGATGCTCCCCGGCCGCAGCGGCTACCAGCTCGTGCGCGACCTGCGGGACGAGGGGATCGCCTTCCCCGTGCTCCTGCTCACCGCGCGCGACCGGGTCGAGGACAAGGTCGAGGGGCTGGACTCGGGAGCGGACGACTACCTGACCAAGCCCTTCGACTTCCCGGAGCTGGCGGCCCGCCTCCGCGCGCTGCTCCGCCGCTCCGGCGGTCCCGCCCCGGCGGTCCTGCGCGCCGGCGACCTGGAGCTGGACCCCGCGGCGCACGAGGTCCGCCGCGGGGGCGAGAAGGTGGAGCTGACCCCCAAGGAGTTCGCGCTGCTGGAGTACCTGCTCCGCAACGCGGACCGCCCCCTCTCGCGCGCCGTGATCATGGAGCATGTGTGGGGGATCCGCTTCGACCCGGGGACCAACGTGGTGGACGTGTTCATCAACTCTCTGCGCAACAAGCTGGACCCCGACCGCGAGCTGATCCAGACGGTCCGGGGGGTGGGCTACGTGATGCGGACCCCGGGCGGGGAGGAGGGATGA
- a CDS encoding HAMP domain-containing sensor histidine kinase encodes MTPRPDPPSLRREIVLWYSVILLVALTLFAGLTYLILARTLAGAGTASLRQSALTAEQLIIPSHVPRVTVEERQMPPGKGDVEALLRRSRLPNGDVLDIYVARTGDVEGRALRSFLVISLILIPLTAAAAAVAGRSLADRILRPLDRLVSATREIGIGALSRRVEEPDRPAELRELSLAFNGMLERLERAVDTLRRFTADASHELRTPLTAIQGSAQVALARERPPEELRETLGGVLEETRWMLGLVEGLLTLARGEESAPGVGTGRVELLPLLEDVRDIGEALAAGKPVEVRLEAAEPFEVVGEERPLRQLFLNLVSNAVKFTDSGVVTLRAATVEDPEGTRWIDVAVEDTGTGIAPEELPRVFDRFYRGDEARVRAGGTGLGLAIARMVAERHGGTIHAESEPGRGSTFTVRLPAAPEAVE; translated from the coding sequence ATGACGCCCCGGCCCGATCCGCCCTCGCTGCGCCGTGAGATCGTCCTGTGGTACTCGGTGATCCTCCTGGTGGCGCTCACCCTGTTCGCCGGGCTCACCTACCTGATCCTGGCGCGGACGCTCGCGGGCGCGGGTACGGCCTCGCTGCGGCAGTCCGCGCTCACCGCGGAGCAGCTCATCATCCCCTCTCACGTGCCGCGGGTCACGGTCGAGGAGCGCCAGATGCCGCCGGGGAAGGGGGACGTGGAGGCGCTGCTTCGGCGCTCCCGCCTTCCCAACGGGGACGTGCTGGACATCTACGTGGCGCGCACCGGCGACGTGGAGGGGCGCGCGCTCCGCTCGTTCCTGGTGATCTCGCTGATCCTGATCCCGCTCACGGCCGCCGCCGCCGCCGTGGCGGGCCGCTCCCTGGCCGACCGGATCCTGCGCCCGCTCGACCGGCTGGTGTCCGCCACGCGGGAGATCGGGATCGGCGCGCTGTCCCGGCGCGTGGAGGAGCCGGACCGCCCGGCGGAGCTGCGGGAGCTTTCGCTGGCCTTCAACGGGATGCTGGAGCGGCTGGAGCGGGCGGTGGACACGCTGCGCCGCTTCACCGCCGACGCCAGCCACGAGCTGCGCACCCCGCTCACCGCCATCCAGGGCTCCGCCCAGGTGGCGCTGGCGCGGGAGCGCCCTCCGGAGGAGCTGCGGGAGACGCTGGGCGGCGTGCTGGAGGAGACGCGCTGGATGCTGGGGCTGGTTGAGGGGCTGCTGACGCTGGCGCGCGGGGAGGAGTCCGCCCCGGGGGTAGGGACCGGCAGGGTGGAGCTGCTGCCGCTGCTGGAGGACGTCCGCGACATCGGCGAGGCGCTCGCCGCCGGGAAGCCTGTGGAGGTCCGGCTGGAAGCCGCGGAGCCGTTCGAGGTGGTGGGCGAGGAGCGGCCCCTCCGGCAGCTCTTCCTGAACCTCGTCTCCAACGCGGTGAAGTTCACCGATTCCGGGGTCGTCACCCTGCGCGCCGCCACCGTCGAGGATCCGGAGGGGACCCGCTGGATCGACGTGGCCGTGGAGGACACCGGGACGGGGATCGCCCCGGAGGAGCTGCCGCGCGTGTTCGACCGCTTCTACCGCGGCGACGAGGCGCGCGTCCGCGCCGGCGGCACCGGGCTGGGCCTCGCCATCGCGCGGATGGTGGCCGAGCGCCACGGCGGGACCATCCACGCGGAGAGCGAGCCCGGCCGCGGCAGCACGTTCACCGTCCGCCTCCCCGCCGCCCCCGAGGCCGTGGAGTAG